A region of Toxorhynchites rutilus septentrionalis strain SRP chromosome 1, ASM2978413v1, whole genome shotgun sequence DNA encodes the following proteins:
- the LOC129762996 gene encoding uncharacterized protein LOC129762996: MDGENSSCYSQTEEDDEQQMQDPMEGRSYRDPEGQLLQTVRSCLEQKNYLRKVRSEMRQKVLETIQIPAEGTESLFLGSGGGDDQPPKAVLLINQMILEYLEWYNLQYSAEMFSAETGTAPMERTYRRQKLQSTLSATLEDPLEFQSNLPVLAELVMKLAAAVPGGSAD; encoded by the coding sequence ATGGACGGAGAAAACAGCAGCTGCTATTCGCAAACGGAGGAGGACGATGAACAACAGATGCAGGACCCGATGGAGGGTCGATCGTACCGCGATCCGGAGGGACAACTGCTGCAAACCGTGCGGAGCTGCCTGGAGCAGAAAAACTACCTGCGGAAGGTGCGTAGCGAAATGCGCCAGAAGGTCCTCGAAACCATCCAGATTCCAGCCGAAGGCACCGAGAGTCTGTTCCTGGGTTCCGGCGGAGGCGACGACCAGCCTCCGAAAGCGGTTCTGCTGATCAATCAGATGATTTTGGAGTACCTCGAGTGGTACAATCTGCAGTACAGTGCGGAGATGTTTTCGGCGGAAACGGGCACCGCGCCCATGGAACGAACCTACCGACGTCAGAAGCTCCAAAGCACGCTCAGCGCGACACTGGAGGATCCACTGGAGTTCCAATCGAATCTGCCGGTGCTGGCCGAACTGGTGATGAAGCTGGCGGCGGCCGTCCCTGGGGGATCTGCTGATTGA